The following proteins are encoded in a genomic region of Synergistaceae bacterium DZ-S4:
- a CDS encoding DNA-binding protein: MQDTDPLFQRIRDGHLLDLYGSLITEKQRLACEMVLLGDLSLAEAAESLKVSRQGVHDLITRAREHMENAENALGLLDKESKLEEVRRMLDEARDRLPEDFYRNMKKLLEA, translated from the coding sequence TTGCAGGATACGGATCCGCTTTTTCAGCGCATAAGGGACGGACATCTGCTTGATCTCTACGGATCTCTGATAACAGAGAAACAGAGGCTCGCCTGCGAAATGGTCCTTCTCGGGGACCTCTCGCTGGCTGAGGCGGCCGAATCGCTGAAAGTCTCCAGACAGGGAGTCCACGATCTCATAACAAGGGCAAGAGAGCACATGGAAAACGCGGAAAATGCTCTCGGCCTGCTTGATAAAGAGAGCAAACTCGAAGAGGTCCGGCGTATGCTTGATGAAGCCAGGGACCGGCTGCCGGAAGACTTCTACAGGAATATGAAAAAATTGCTGGAAGCGTAA
- the ffh gene encoding signal recognition particle protein: MFDSLKERFENIFAGLRGKGKLTPEDINEALREVRRALLEADVNYKVVKDVVEAIKVRATGRTVLDSVTPAQLIFTIVYEELVRIMGEAPVPLAISPKPPTIYMMVGLQGSGKTTTAVKIAKRMAKSHKPLVVACDLRRPAAVDQLRVLAEKSNIHFWGPEPGETDPVRVASRSRKYAEDHLCDMIILDTAGRLQMDDELMTELETMKAAVPPTEILLVVDSMTGQEAVNVAETFHRRLGLTGVVLTKLDGDARGGPALAVRASTGVPIKLAGCGEKTEDLEVFDAKRIAQRIIGMGDIEGLLEKVQSATSEADINRMTESLKKNRFTMEDMLLQLQQIQKMGPLEKVLEMLPIPGGSKALKDANIDPKRMKQTEAIILSMTIRERRNPEIIKGSRRRRIAEGSGTTVQMVNQVLAQFEQMKSMMKGIGKMAAGGKGFKMPPGMGGMGGFGRGRRGFFK; this comes from the coding sequence ATGTTTGATTCATTAAAGGAACGGTTTGAAAACATCTTCGCCGGGCTGAGAGGGAAAGGCAAGCTCACTCCGGAAGACATAAACGAGGCTCTGAGAGAGGTCCGACGGGCACTGCTCGAAGCGGACGTAAACTACAAGGTCGTAAAGGACGTTGTCGAAGCCATAAAGGTCAGGGCGACTGGAAGGACGGTGTTGGATTCCGTTACCCCGGCGCAGCTGATATTCACGATAGTATACGAGGAACTGGTCAGGATAATGGGCGAAGCTCCGGTCCCGCTCGCAATATCGCCCAAGCCCCCGACGATCTACATGATGGTCGGTCTTCAGGGATCCGGAAAGACGACGACAGCGGTAAAGATCGCCAAGAGGATGGCGAAGAGCCATAAGCCTCTCGTAGTTGCGTGCGACCTCCGTCGACCGGCGGCCGTGGACCAGCTGAGAGTGCTCGCCGAAAAATCAAATATCCACTTTTGGGGACCTGAGCCCGGAGAGACAGATCCAGTAAGGGTTGCGTCCAGATCCCGCAAATACGCGGAGGACCATCTCTGCGACATGATCATCCTGGACACCGCAGGACGCCTCCAGATGGACGACGAGCTGATGACCGAGCTCGAAACGATGAAAGCTGCGGTGCCCCCCACCGAGATACTGCTCGTGGTCGATTCCATGACAGGCCAGGAGGCCGTAAACGTAGCTGAGACATTCCACAGGCGCCTCGGCCTGACCGGTGTCGTACTTACCAAGCTTGACGGCGACGCAAGGGGAGGTCCTGCTCTGGCAGTCCGTGCCAGCACCGGCGTACCGATAAAACTCGCGGGCTGCGGCGAGAAGACCGAGGACCTGGAGGTCTTCGACGCCAAACGCATTGCACAGCGCATCATTGGGATGGGCGACATCGAGGGACTCCTTGAAAAGGTACAGTCCGCGACCTCAGAGGCTGACATAAACAGGATGACGGAGAGCCTGAAAAAAAACAGGTTCACCATGGAGGACATGCTTCTCCAGCTTCAGCAGATACAGAAGATGGGACCACTCGAAAAGGTGCTGGAAATGCTCCCGATCCCGGGAGGAAGCAAGGCTCTCAAGGATGCGAACATAGACCCGAAAAGGATGAAGCAGACTGAGGCGATCATCCTCTCGATGACGATCAGGGAGCGACGGAACCCGGAGATCATAAAGGGAAGCCGCCGCAGAAGGATAGCCGAGGGTTCAGGCACTACAGTCCAGATGGTCAACCAGGTCCTGGCGCAGTTCGAACAGATGAAGAGCATGATGAAGGGCATAGGCAAGATGGCCGCCGGCGGCAAAGGCTTTAAGATGCCCCCCGGCATGGGCGGAATGGGCGGCTTCGGCAGAGGCCGGAGGGGATTTTTTAAGTAA
- the rpsP gene encoding 30S ribosomal protein S16 produces the protein MAVRIRLSRHGKKKAPFYRLVVADSHSPRDGRFIEILGTYNPLTDPAEVKVDVERAAFWLKNGASPSDTAKILLKKAGVFDAPAAE, from the coding sequence ATGGCAGTTCGTATCCGTCTTTCCCGTCACGGGAAAAAGAAGGCTCCTTTCTATCGCCTGGTGGTAGCCGATTCTCATTCTCCAAGAGACGGCCGCTTCATAGAGATACTCGGGACCTACAATCCTCTGACAGATCCTGCAGAGGTAAAAGTGGACGTAGAGCGTGCGGCTTTTTGGCTGAAGAACGGGGCTTCCCCTTCCGACACAGCCAAGATACTGCTCAAAAAGGCCGGGGTCTTTGATGCTCCGGCAGCAGAATAG
- a CDS encoding KH domain-containing protein has translation MPDYIELVDLIVRRLVTKPDEVKIREDRSDSGAILLTIRVAEDDIGRVIGKKGSTINAIRHVAKAASVKSGEKVDVDVEEE, from the coding sequence ATGCCTGATTACATTGAACTGGTAGACCTGATAGTTCGCAGGCTTGTAACAAAACCTGACGAGGTCAAGATCAGAGAAGATCGGAGCGACTCCGGAGCCATCCTGCTGACCATACGGGTGGCCGAGGACGACATAGGCAGGGTAATTGGCAAGAAGGGATCCACCATCAACGCCATCCGCCACGTAGCCAAGGCCGCGTCGGTCAAATCCGGTGAAAAGGTCGATGTAGATGTCGAAGAAGAGTGA
- the rimM gene encoding ribosome maturation factor RimM (Essential for efficient processing of 16S rRNA) encodes MSKKSEARPEERVAIGKIVGVHGVGGTMLILPLTDHPERFFKMKKLTLEKPGVPNRTVSVKKIVPYEGKDTLFLQISDVTDRTAAEAFKGSVITVSKDERTELSEDEYWIDDIIGIRVLDTASEKELGILEEVIRTGSNDVYLVRTAEGQLKPIPALAEAIRSVDTEAGIMLVTVPEGLWD; translated from the coding sequence ATGTCGAAGAAGAGTGAGGCACGGCCGGAAGAAAGGGTGGCCATCGGCAAGATAGTCGGGGTACACGGAGTCGGCGGAACTATGCTGATACTCCCCCTGACCGATCATCCCGAACGTTTTTTCAAAATGAAAAAACTCACCCTGGAAAAACCGGGCGTACCGAACCGGACTGTCAGTGTCAAAAAAATAGTTCCATATGAGGGCAAGGATACTTTATTCCTTCAGATCTCAGATGTCACTGACAGGACCGCGGCTGAAGCTTTCAAGGGAAGCGTCATTACGGTATCGAAAGATGAACGCACAGAGCTTTCCGAAGATGAATACTGGATCGACGATATCATAGGCATCAGGGTGCTTGACACCGCCTCAGAAAAGGAACTCGGGATCCTTGAAGAAGTGATCCGGACCGGAAGCAACGATGTCTATCTTGTAAGGACGGCGGAGGGACAGCTGAAACCCATCCCCGCTCTTGCAGAAGCAATAAGAAGTGTGGACACCGAAGCGGGCATAATGCTGGTGACCGTACCGGAGGGCCTCTGGGACTGA
- the trmD gene encoding tRNA (guanosine(37)-N1)-methyltransferase TrmD, protein MRITIITAFPDLIRAYLGASVLGRGIAKGKLEVEVLDIRDFAEGSYRQIDDYSYGSGGMVLMAEPLQKALKSLKGEGAPFVVYPSPQGTRLHQELVEDLSRKEHIVIFCGHYEGVDERFVEKNVDLEISIGDFVLTGGEMPAMAIVDAVSRLIPGVVGKSEAVREDSFFGGMLDTPHYTRPSEWEGQKVPEILLSGDEKAIKKWRRRQAVERTLRRRPDIVGRAGIIPWMSRGAYVMEVHYPVLDKRGDRSSTAITGMDLHDIARACRTYGIKKYLLVTPLAQQRDMAKKIAAHWTEGWGSTYNPDRSEAFSTLKIFASVNRALKLVSEREKAKPFTIATTAKPAEGAVHWLSLKRRILEEDLPPVFIFGTGWGLHEDVLKEADSVMTPIAGGTDSWNHLSVRSAVSITLDRFFGWR, encoded by the coding sequence ATGAGAATAACCATAATAACGGCATTCCCTGACCTTATACGCGCCTATCTCGGCGCGAGCGTCCTCGGACGCGGGATAGCAAAGGGAAAGCTTGAAGTCGAAGTCCTGGACATCAGGGATTTCGCAGAGGGCTCCTACAGGCAGATCGACGATTACTCGTACGGAAGCGGCGGTATGGTCCTGATGGCCGAGCCGCTCCAAAAGGCCCTGAAAAGCCTTAAGGGAGAGGGAGCGCCCTTCGTGGTGTATCCATCCCCCCAGGGAACCAGGCTCCATCAGGAGCTTGTCGAAGACCTGTCGAGAAAAGAGCACATTGTGATATTCTGCGGTCATTATGAAGGCGTTGACGAAAGATTCGTAGAAAAGAACGTGGACCTTGAAATATCAATAGGTGATTTTGTGCTCACCGGCGGAGAGATGCCCGCAATGGCGATAGTGGATGCCGTTTCGAGGCTGATCCCCGGAGTGGTCGGCAAGTCGGAAGCTGTCAGGGAGGATTCCTTCTTCGGCGGCATGCTTGACACGCCCCACTACACCAGGCCTTCCGAGTGGGAAGGGCAAAAGGTGCCGGAGATACTGCTCAGCGGAGACGAAAAGGCCATAAAGAAGTGGCGCAGAAGGCAGGCAGTGGAGAGGACCCTCAGAAGAAGGCCCGACATAGTCGGGCGCGCAGGGATAATACCCTGGATGTCAAGAGGGGCTTATGTGATGGAAGTCCACTACCCTGTCCTCGACAAAAGAGGAGACAGATCTTCTACTGCCATTACCGGAATGGATCTGCACGACATCGCGAGGGCGTGCCGCACCTACGGCATAAAGAAGTACCTTCTGGTCACCCCGCTTGCACAGCAGAGGGATATGGCCAAGAAGATCGCGGCCCACTGGACTGAAGGATGGGGCTCGACCTACAACCCTGACAGGAGCGAGGCTTTCTCCACGCTTAAGATCTTCGCCTCCGTGAACAGAGCGCTCAAGTTGGTAAGTGAAAGGGAAAAGGCAAAACCCTTCACGATCGCGACCACCGCAAAACCGGCCGAGGGAGCCGTACACTGGCTCTCGCTGAAGCGCAGGATACTGGAGGAGGATCTCCCGCCGGTTTTCATATTCGGAACGGGATGGGGACTTCACGAGGATGTCCTTAAAGAGGCAGACTCGGTGATGACACCCATCGCGGGAGGAACGGACAGCTGGAACCACCTATCGGTACGAAGTGCGGTAAGCATAACGCTTGACAGATTTTTTGGCTGGAGATGA
- the rplS gene encoding 50S ribosomal protein L19 translates to MIDPRIALIEKKFSKADESLSEFRPGDTVKVHVKVKEGNRERIQIFEGVVIGRQHGGLRENFIVRKMSGGIGVERIFPVHCPSVDKVEIVRKGKVRRAKLYYLRKLSGKAARIKERREYGN, encoded by the coding sequence ATGATCGATCCAAGAATAGCACTCATTGAGAAGAAATTCTCAAAGGCGGACGAGAGCCTTTCAGAGTTCCGCCCCGGCGACACGGTAAAAGTCCACGTCAAAGTCAAGGAAGGCAACCGTGAACGTATACAGATCTTCGAAGGCGTAGTGATAGGACGCCAACACGGCGGACTTCGCGAGAACTTCATCGTAAGGAAGATGTCCGGCGGGATAGGAGTCGAAAGAATATTCCCCGTACACTGCCCCAGCGTTGATAAGGTAGAGATCGTACGCAAGGGTAAGGTCCGCAGGGCAAAGCTTTACTATCTGCGCAAACTCAGCGGAAAAGCAGCCCGTATCAAGGAACGCCGGGAATACGGCAATTAA
- a CDS encoding dicarboxylate/amino acid:cation symporter: MASGSNSLWKAYRFPIILLTAIVIGCIVGAVMGKDALVFKPLGDVFINAMFMVVVPLVFSTICSAVANMSSMERLGKVMKSLVIVFLVTGAIAALLMLVTVTFFPPAAGTNIQLQAPEDFQALRTADQIVKAFTVEDFSLLLSRRAMLPLILFTIFFGFCLQTLGERGRAVGRGIAVFADAMLQMVKYLMYYAPIGLGAYFATLVGDYGPNLLGAYLRSMIIYHIATFGYFFVAFTVYSWLATEGKGVATFWKHIITPSITALGTQSSNATLPVNLVAAHNIGIPKDIAEIVLPIGATAHMEGSCLSGILKIAFLFGIFNIPFTGVGTMTTAVAVAVLSGVVLSGIPGGGLVGEMLIVSLYGFPPEAFPIIATIGFLVDPAATMVNATGDTCSAMLVTRMVEGRDWFDKAVTAKEIF, encoded by the coding sequence ATGGCATCAGGATCAAACAGTCTCTGGAAAGCCTACCGGTTCCCTATCATACTTCTCACAGCGATCGTCATAGGCTGTATTGTCGGAGCGGTGATGGGGAAAGACGCGCTGGTATTCAAGCCTCTTGGAGATGTCTTTATCAATGCAATGTTCATGGTAGTAGTACCGCTGGTCTTCTCAACGATCTGCAGCGCCGTCGCCAACATGTCCTCAATGGAAAGACTCGGCAAAGTCATGAAATCTCTGGTTATCGTCTTCCTCGTTACAGGAGCCATAGCTGCGCTCCTCATGCTTGTTACAGTCACATTCTTCCCTCCTGCTGCAGGAACGAACATCCAGCTCCAGGCACCGGAAGACTTCCAGGCTCTCAGGACGGCAGACCAGATAGTGAAGGCCTTTACCGTGGAAGACTTCTCGCTGCTTCTGTCAAGGCGCGCCATGCTTCCGCTGATCCTCTTCACGATCTTCTTCGGCTTCTGCCTGCAGACGCTTGGTGAGAGAGGCAGGGCCGTGGGACGCGGGATAGCGGTATTTGCCGATGCGATGCTGCAGATGGTCAAATATCTCATGTACTATGCACCGATCGGACTCGGCGCCTACTTTGCAACGCTGGTTGGAGACTACGGCCCCAACCTGCTGGGCGCCTACCTGCGCTCAATGATAATTTACCACATTGCCACCTTCGGATATTTCTTTGTGGCATTCACGGTCTATTCCTGGCTCGCAACAGAGGGCAAGGGAGTGGCCACCTTCTGGAAGCACATCATAACTCCCTCCATAACTGCCCTTGGTACCCAGAGCAGCAACGCCACGCTGCCGGTCAACCTCGTAGCGGCGCATAATATCGGCATTCCCAAGGACATAGCGGAGATCGTGCTTCCCATCGGAGCCACTGCCCACATGGAAGGTTCCTGCCTCAGCGGTATCCTCAAGATAGCGTTCCTCTTCGGCATCTTCAACATTCCGTTCACCGGAGTGGGAACGATGACAACCGCAGTCGCGGTGGCAGTGCTTTCCGGAGTCGTTCTCTCGGGCATCCCCGGAGGCGGACTGGTGGGAGAAATGCTGATCGTGAGCCTGTACGGATTCCCGCCCGAAGCATTCCCGATAATCGCAACGATAGGCTTCCTGGTAGACCCTGCTGCCACGATGGTCAACGCGACCGGCGACACATGCTCAGCGATGCTGGTCACCAGAATGGTGGAGGGCAGAGACTGGTTTGACAAGGCAGTGACGGCCAAAGAAATATTCTAA
- a CDS encoding ketopantoate reductase family protein, translating to MKKIETVSLIGLGAIGSANLAKISETVPMENIRVIASGEREQRYREHGVCVNGKTYMFPVFGPAKKTAPADLLIFAVKNHHLSKAIEEARGHVGKDTTVLSFLNGITSEDEIGKAYGAEKVLYSYVMRTDATRTGDSTDYVNLGFVPFGEAKNTPGSYSDKVLAVEEFFGRTGIRYSIPEDMIRDLWLKFMLNVGANQVTALLRCGYGAIKDSPAVRSLAASAMREAVAVAAAENVFLDESDIRHCIDTLSSLTPTGRTSMLQDVLARRKTEVEAFGGTVCKLAKKHDIDVPVNEALVKFITAMEETFGICC from the coding sequence ATGAAAAAAATCGAAACGGTATCGCTGATAGGACTTGGCGCGATCGGGAGTGCAAACCTCGCGAAGATCTCTGAAACTGTCCCCATGGAAAACATAAGAGTGATAGCTTCGGGGGAGAGGGAGCAAAGATACAGGGAGCATGGAGTATGCGTAAATGGAAAGACCTACATGTTCCCGGTCTTCGGGCCGGCAAAAAAGACCGCTCCCGCCGATCTTCTCATATTTGCAGTAAAGAACCACCACCTTTCCAAAGCGATAGAAGAGGCCCGCGGCCATGTCGGCAAGGATACGACAGTCCTTTCATTCCTTAACGGAATAACCAGCGAAGATGAGATCGGCAAGGCTTACGGAGCTGAAAAGGTCCTCTATTCCTATGTTATGAGGACCGACGCTACAAGGACCGGTGATTCCACAGACTACGTCAACCTAGGATTCGTTCCTTTCGGCGAAGCAAAAAACACTCCGGGGAGCTACTCGGACAAGGTTCTCGCGGTAGAGGAATTCTTCGGCAGGACGGGGATCAGGTACAGCATTCCTGAAGATATGATAAGGGACCTGTGGCTGAAGTTCATGCTCAATGTGGGCGCCAATCAGGTCACGGCGCTTCTGAGGTGCGGCTACGGAGCCATAAAGGATTCACCTGCGGTAAGGAGCCTCGCGGCATCGGCAATGCGGGAGGCAGTAGCAGTAGCGGCCGCCGAGAATGTGTTCCTTGACGAAAGTGACATCAGGCACTGCATCGACACGCTGAGTTCGCTTACTCCCACAGGCAGGACATCGATGCTTCAGGATGTCCTTGCCCGCAGGAAGACAGAGGTGGAGGCATTCGGAGGGACAGTCTGCAAACTTGCGAAGAAACACGATATCGATGTGCCCGTAAACGAAGCCCTCGTGAAATTCATCACGGCAATGGAAGAGACCTTCGGCATCTGCTGCTGA
- a CDS encoding Glu/Leu/Phe/Val dehydrogenase: MAVQKRTSKNVLLDTALKNFYAAAEEMNLDEGLVEVLSRSERAVCVSVPVVMDDGSVRVFDGFRVQHSTVCGPAKGGLRFHPDVNLEECEALASLMTWKCSLAGIPYGGGKGGIAVDPFELSPREREMMTRTFAARVAPFIGDWTDVPAPDVNTGGPEMVWIMDTISKLRGKLEPGVVTGKPIAYWGSKGRTAATGLGVATCVLELLKTQKVDPKTATVIVQGFGNVGTYNALFLQEAGAKVVGISDITGGYYCKDGIDIKAAKAFVEAHPKRILDGYTQPGLVRMSGEEILEQECLVLSPCALEGVISEKNADKLKCKYIVEGANGPTRPDGDVILDKRGIIVVPDFLANSGGVIGSYFEWVQDLAGFFWTEEEYNNRLVPIMKDNFKRVWDYSQEHNVKMRRAAFLVAIKRVADGLKLKGFFL, translated from the coding sequence ATGGCCGTACAGAAACGTACTTCCAAGAATGTTCTTCTCGACACAGCACTGAAGAACTTCTACGCAGCAGCAGAAGAGATGAACCTTGACGAGGGTCTTGTTGAAGTCCTCAGCCGTTCTGAAAGAGCTGTATGCGTCTCCGTCCCTGTAGTAATGGACGACGGTTCAGTAAGAGTATTTGATGGTTTCCGCGTACAGCATTCAACGGTCTGCGGACCGGCAAAAGGTGGTCTCCGTTTCCACCCCGACGTCAACCTCGAAGAATGCGAAGCCCTCGCAAGCCTTATGACCTGGAAGTGTTCGCTCGCCGGCATTCCTTACGGCGGAGGCAAGGGCGGGATCGCAGTAGATCCTTTCGAACTTTCACCCCGTGAGCGCGAGATGATGACCCGTACATTCGCAGCCCGTGTTGCGCCCTTCATCGGCGACTGGACAGACGTTCCCGCTCCCGACGTCAACACCGGCGGTCCCGAAATGGTCTGGATCATGGACACCATTTCAAAGCTTCGCGGCAAACTCGAGCCCGGCGTGGTCACAGGAAAGCCCATCGCCTACTGGGGATCGAAGGGCCGCACCGCAGCGACGGGACTCGGCGTCGCAACATGCGTGCTCGAACTCCTCAAAACACAGAAGGTAGATCCCAAAACAGCGACAGTGATAGTACAGGGCTTCGGCAACGTCGGAACTTACAACGCGCTCTTCCTCCAGGAAGCAGGGGCAAAAGTAGTCGGCATCAGCGACATCACCGGCGGATACTACTGCAAAGACGGGATCGACATCAAGGCAGCGAAGGCATTCGTAGAAGCACACCCGAAGCGTATCCTCGACGGCTACACTCAGCCCGGACTCGTCAGGATGAGCGGCGAAGAGATCCTTGAGCAGGAATGCCTTGTCCTTTCACCCTGCGCACTCGAAGGCGTTATCAGCGAGAAGAACGCTGACAAACTCAAGTGCAAATATATCGTCGAAGGCGCGAACGGACCCACAAGACCCGACGGAGATGTCATCCTGGACAAGCGCGGCATCATCGTTGTACCTGACTTCCTTGCCAACAGCGGCGGAGTCATCGGTTCATACTTTGAATGGGTACAGGACCTGGCCGGATTCTTCTGGACCGAGGAAGAGTACAATAACCGTCTCGTCCCGATCATGAAGGACAACTTCAAGAGGGTCTGGGATTATTCACAGGAGCATAACGTAAAGATGCGCCGCGCGGCGTTCCTCGTCGCCATCAAACGCGTTGCGGACGGACTCAAGCTGAAGGGTTTCTTCCTCTAA
- a CDS encoding TolC family protein — protein sequence MKKIIPVGIVLILIAILSGAAVAFSAEPQELERLVLKARESNPLVSAAEERVIRAEGALQEAGAKMGPKFGAGIAAIWPKDRLMPIEGIPVDFVNVYIAAAGFVQTIYAGGSLSASKEAAKLARDAAVAEKERISQTVANSVRTAYYNWKRASAKKMVAAEALKLAGDHLERAERLFRSGLVARGDVLRSKVAVADAELALIRAENAVSISAAALENAVGAPPEVSEAGAAHPEYVPSKEALAERESNLKAAYENRMEVRMYDLMSRRAAKVARAAEGLLLPQIIAAGGVINSGDEFFPSGNEEMVFSLMVRWTMFDSGEASAKTKQAKAQGREFLHLMDDMKNRIRMEVTAAELDLRSSLSRREVARRQVSESEEDYRIAVRRYEEQVGTNLEMLDARLALTKSRTEEVDALYDILIAEANLLYSLGK from the coding sequence ATGAAAAAAATTATCCCCGTTGGAATAGTTCTCATTCTTATTGCCATACTCTCCGGTGCGGCTGTTGCCTTTTCTGCCGAACCTCAGGAGCTTGAGAGGCTGGTCCTGAAGGCAAGGGAGAGCAATCCGCTGGTATCCGCCGCAGAGGAGAGGGTGATCCGTGCGGAGGGAGCACTTCAGGAAGCCGGTGCAAAGATGGGACCGAAGTTTGGTGCCGGGATCGCTGCCATATGGCCGAAGGACAGATTAATGCCCATTGAAGGTATCCCCGTTGATTTCGTTAATGTTTATATAGCCGCTGCAGGTTTTGTGCAGACCATATATGCAGGAGGATCGCTTTCTGCCTCAAAGGAGGCTGCAAAACTTGCGAGGGATGCGGCTGTGGCCGAAAAGGAGAGAATTAGCCAGACAGTTGCAAATTCTGTCAGGACAGCATATTACAACTGGAAGAGAGCTTCTGCCAAAAAGATGGTCGCAGCAGAGGCGCTGAAGCTTGCCGGAGACCATCTTGAAAGGGCCGAGAGGCTTTTCAGGTCAGGGCTTGTTGCAAGAGGAGATGTACTAAGGAGCAAGGTCGCGGTCGCCGATGCGGAGCTTGCACTGATCAGGGCGGAAAATGCCGTCAGCATTTCCGCGGCAGCTCTTGAAAACGCTGTCGGGGCACCGCCGGAGGTCTCAGAAGCAGGTGCCGCACATCCCGAATATGTCCCGTCAAAAGAGGCTCTGGCAGAGAGGGAGTCCAATTTAAAAGCAGCTTATGAGAACAGGATGGAGGTCAGGATGTACGACCTGATGAGCCGCAGGGCAGCCAAGGTAGCCAGGGCTGCAGAAGGGCTGCTGCTTCCGCAGATAATTGCGGCAGGCGGAGTAATAAACTCCGGAGACGAATTCTTCCCAAGCGGAAACGAAGAGATGGTCTTCTCGCTTATGGTCAGGTGGACAATGTTTGACAGCGGAGAGGCATCTGCAAAGACGAAGCAGGCGAAGGCACAGGGAAGGGAGTTTCTCCATCTTATGGATGACATGAAGAACAGGATACGGATGGAGGTAACGGCCGCCGAGCTTGATCTCAGATCATCGCTCAGCAGACGGGAGGTCGCCCGCAGACAGGTGTCGGAGTCAGAGGAGGATTACAGGATCGCTGTCCGAAGGTATGAGGAACAGGTGGGGACTAATCTCGAGATGCTGGATGCAAGGCTTGCCCTGACAAAAAGCAGGACTGAGGAAGTTGATGCGCTATATGATATCCTTATTGCAGAGGCGAACCTCCTCTATTCGCTGGGCAAATAG
- a CDS encoding ABC transporter permease: MTAVHFGRLRALIVKEFIQVMRDKLTLAMLIFMPVAQLLIFGFAINTDVKHLQTAIFDQSRTQESREMIESFTASNYFDIKLYAGNIKEVNRAVESGAAKVGLIIPPDYAQKIKSGREAAIQVIIDATDNMSASSAMAAAQTIGMLKSQEILGDKFRRMGFEIPAQAVDIRIRPWYNPDFITSWYLVPGIMGLLLTITLIAMMAMAIVRESEQGTLEQLLVTPMRTWELLLSKILPYIIVGYIQVIVSIIVGMAVFKMPFLGSKILFFVLTFFYVVANLSLGIMISTFSQNQMQALQLSIFLILPSVLLSGFVFPTEAMPSGFRYLGECIPITYYIRLSRQIILKGGGFEFVWKDTLALCVYIAVMFSSSIVMFKKRFVP, translated from the coding sequence GTGACAGCTGTGCATTTTGGCAGGCTTCGTGCCCTTATAGTCAAAGAGTTCATACAGGTCATGAGAGACAAGCTCACCCTTGCCATGCTCATATTCATGCCCGTTGCCCAGCTCCTGATATTCGGCTTTGCGATAAACACGGACGTCAAGCACCTTCAGACCGCGATATTCGACCAGTCGAGGACTCAGGAGAGCCGTGAGATGATAGAGAGTTTTACGGCCAGCAACTACTTTGACATCAAGCTCTATGCGGGCAACATCAAAGAGGTCAACAGGGCCGTCGAATCGGGGGCAGCCAAGGTCGGACTGATAATACCTCCCGATTATGCGCAGAAGATCAAAAGCGGCAGAGAAGCCGCAATACAGGTCATTATCGATGCCACCGACAATATGTCCGCATCATCGGCAATGGCTGCCGCTCAGACCATTGGCATGCTGAAATCACAGGAGATCCTGGGAGACAAATTCAGGCGTATGGGCTTTGAAATACCCGCCCAGGCCGTGGATATCAGGATCCGCCCATGGTACAATCCCGATTTTATCACCTCATGGTATCTTGTCCCCGGAATAATGGGGCTGCTCCTTACCATAACACTTATCGCGATGATGGCGATGGCTATAGTCAGGGAGAGCGAGCAGGGAACCCTGGAACAGCTGCTCGTGACTCCGATGCGTACCTGGGAACTGCTTCTGAGCAAGATACTCCCATACATAATAGTAGGATATATACAGGTGATCGTATCTATAATCGTAGGCATGGCAGTATTTAAAATGCCCTTTCTGGGGAGCAAGATACTCTTCTTTGTCCTGACGTTTTTTTATGTGGTTGCCAACCTCTCTCTCGGGATAATGATATCGACCTTTTCCCAGAATCAGATGCAGGCCCTCCAGCTTTCGATCTTCCTTATTCTCCCCAGTGTCCTGCTCTCAGGGTTTGTCTTTCCCACGGAGGCCATGCCGAGCGGATTCCGCTACCTCGGAGAGTGTATCCCCATTACATATTACATAAGGCTGTCAAGGCAGATAATACTGAAGGGCGGAGGGTTCGAATTTGTCTGGAAAGACACACTCGCACTCTGCGTATACATTGCGGTGATGTTTTCGTCAAGCATCGTAATGTTCAAAAAGCGTTTTGTTCCATGA